CTTGGCCTTGACCTCGTCGGCATCCTTCAGGATGTTCAGCAGGCCCAGGTCATACCCGAGGCTGACATTGTAATGCTTTTTGAACGTCACGTTGGCACCGAAGCGCAGGCCCAGGTCGGAGCGTTTGAACATCGCTTCCTCCTCGGCGCCATCCCCCAGGTCGGTGGACTTGAACAGGTCGGCCTTCTCGCCCTTGAACTTCGCCTTGCCATGGATACCGAACCCATAGAAGACACCCGCCAGGGGCTGTATCGAAACGCTCCTGACATTGAAATGCCAGCTGACCACGACGGGCACCTGCAAATAGAGCATATTGAACTTCACCTTGCCGGACAACTCCTCGTCGAATCCCAGATCGAAATTGGAGGCATTGACCGATCCGCCGCGTCCCGTCAGGTAAAGGCCCGTTTCCAGGTAGAGCGGCAGCGTCCGCAGCAACGGCTGCTGGTAGGCAAAGCCCACATTGTACGACGCACGCGAGTCGAACGAGAAGCTGTTACTGCCCGCGCTCAGGTCGATGCTGGTCACATTCAGTCCGGCGCGCACTCCCATCACGCGGCCCTGGCCGAATGCTGACATGCCGGCGGCAACGGCCAGCAAACAAAGAATAAATTTCTTCATAACTTTAAAATTATGCCCCGGCTCCCGTGAGGCGTTTAAGTTTGGATTGCCGGAATAGGGAACCGCCGCGCCCGTTTCCATTCCGGAACGGGAAGCGGGTACCCCGCCATTGTTTCATCGGTTGTAAATATAGGCGCATTATGCGATATCCGGAAATAAAATCAATGAATGCCACCCTTTTTCACACGAAAGCCGCATTTTACAGAACCGCATCCGCCTCCGAGGCCGGAAAACCGGGATTTCGGAACGGCATGGTGCGCATAAGAAAAAGATACGGCTTATTTTTCCGACTTTTTTCTTCGTTATGTCTGATGGAATTTCTACCTTTGCCCGCACAACTCGCATCAAGAAAGGATGAAAGTATTTGAAAGTGTCAAGGAGCTCCGTGCAGAGCTGGACAAGGCGGAGCAGTCGGGAATCGGCTTCGTACCGACGATGGGTGCCCTGCATGCAGGACACCGCTCGCTCGTGGAGCGTGCCCGGCGGGAAAACGGCACCGTCGTGGTGAGCGTCTTCGTAAACCCCACGCAGTTCAACGACAAAAACGACCTGAAGCATTACCCCCGCACGCCGGAGGCCGATGCCCGCCTGCTGGAAGAGGCCGGGGCGGATTTCGTGCTGATGCCCACGGTCGAGGAGATATATCCCCAGCCCGACACCCGGCAGTTCGATTTCGGACTGATCGACAAGGTGATGGAGGGCGCCACGCGCCCCGGCCATTTCAACGGCGTAGCGCAGGTCGTCAGCCGCCTGTTCGACATCGTGCGCCCCGCACGCGCCTATTTCGGGGAAAAGGATTTCCAGCAGATCGCCGTCATCAAGTCGATGGTGGCCCAGCTGGCGCTTCCCATCGAGATCGTCGAATGCGCGATCGTCCGCGGCGAAGACGGGCTGGCCCTCTCGTCGCGCAACACGCTGCTCGATGCAGCGCACCGGGCCGCAGCGCCGCACATCTACGCCACGCTGCGCGCCTCAGTGGCCCAATCGCAAGAGATGGCTCCCGCACGACTCAAGGAGTGGGTCACGGCCGAGGTGGAACGCAACCCGTTGCTGAAGGTCATCTATTACCAGTCGGTCGACGCACGGACGATGCAGGAGGTCGCCGCCTGGGACGACTCCCCCCGCATCCAGGGCTGCATCGCAGTACAGGCAGGAGATATTCGTTTAATCGACAACATCCGTATCCGATAATGAAATTCCAGATTGAAGTCATCAAATCCAAAATCCACCGCGTGACGGTCACACAGGCCGACCTGAATTACGTGGGGAGCATCACCATCGACGAGGCGCTGTTGGAAGCCGCCAACATCATCGAGGGCGAGAAAGTCCAGATCATGGACATCAACAACGGAGAGCGTTTCGAAACCTATGTCATCAAGGGCGAACGCGCAAGCGGCTGTATCTGCCTCAACGGCGCCGCCGCACGCAAAGTACAGGTGGGCGACGTCATCATCATCGCATCCTATGCGCTGATGGATTTCGAGGATGCCAAGCAGTTCAAACCCTGGGTCATCTTCCCCGACACGGCTACCAACCATCTGATCGGATAACGCATCCGGAACCGCCGGCCGGAAAGGCCGGAAAAGTAAAAAATCTCCCCTAAAGGGAGATTTTTTTGCTATAAATGTTTATATTTGTCGATGTTAACGGTCTTTTTTATCCCGGATATATGGACATCGCGCTTTCCGTACTTGCATTCCTGTTCACGATCGTCGGCATCATCGGCTGTATCGTCCCCGCCCTGCCGGGCGTGGTGCTCAGTTACGCAGGGCTTCTGTGCGCCTATTTCACCTCCTATTCGCATATGTCGGCATCGGCCCTATGGATATGGCTGGCCATCACCGTGGCCGTCAGTGTGGCCGATTATTTCCTGCCTGCGTGGATGACCCGCAGATTCGGCGGCTCGCGGGCGGGCGCCATCGGGGCCACGGTCGGCGTATTCGCCGGATTTTTCATCTTCCCGCCCATAGGCATCATCCTGGGGCCGTTCGTCGGCGCCGTGGCGGGGGAATTGCTCAACGACCGCGGGGACTTCCCGAAGGCGATCCTCGTGGGTTTCGGTTCCTTCCTCTCATTCATCGTCGGCACGGGGCTCAAGGTCGTAGCCGCCGTCGGGATGCTCATACATGTCACGGCCGACACATACCCCGCCGTGCGGGACTGGTTCGCAACTCTATTTTAACCCTTTCGATAATGAAAAAACTCTTACTCTTTGCGGTAGTCATCGCAGCGATGCTGGCCGCGGCTTGTTCCAAGTACAAGTACGAAACAGTGAAGGGCGACCCGTTGAACACCAAAATCTACACCCTGGACAACGGGCTGAAGGTCTACATGAGCGTCAACAAGGAGACGCCGCGTATCCAGACCTACATCGCCGTGAATGTGGGCGGCAAGAACGACCCGGCCGAGACCACCGGGCTGGCGCACTATTTCGAACATCTGATGTTCAAGGGCACGCAGCAGTTCGGCACATCGGATTTCGCAGCCGAGAAACCGATGCTCGACCAAATCGAAAACCTCTTCGAGGTTTACCGCAAGACGACCGACGAAGCCGAGCGCGCGGCGATCTACCACCGCATCGACTCGGTCAGCTACGAGGCTTCGAAGATCGCCATCCCCAACGAGTACGACAAACTGATGTCAGCCATAGGCGCCAACGGCACCAATGCCTTCACGTCGCAGGACATGACCGTATACGTCGAGGACATCCCTTCGAACGAGATCGACAACTGGGCCAAGATCCAGGCCGACCGTTTCAAAAACCCCGTGATCCGCGGCTTCCACACCGAGCTGGAGACCATCTACGAGGAGAAGAACATGTCGCTGACGCGCGACAGCCGCAAAGTCTGGGAGGCCATGGACGCCGCCCTGTTCCCCCACCATCCCTACGGCACGCAGACCGTACTGGGTACACAGGAACACCTGAAGAACCCCTCGATCACCAATGTCAAGAATTACCACAAGACCTACTACGTGCCCAACAACATGGCCGTCTGCGTATCGGGAGACTTCGATCCCGACGAAGTGGTCGCCACGATCGAAAAATACTTCGGCGACATGCAGCCGAACCCCAACCTGCCGAAACTGCACTTCGAGCCCGAACAGCCGATCACGACTCCCGTAGTGAAGGAGGTATACGGGCTGGAAGCCGCCAATGTGATGCTGGGATGGCGCCTGCCGGGTGCGACCGACCCGTCGACCGACGTGGCGAACATCGTGGGCTCGGTACTTTATAACGGCCAGGCCGGACTGATCGACCTCGACCTCAACCAGCAGCAGAAGGTGCTTTCGGCATACGGCTACGCATCGTCGCAGCCCGATTACGGGACGTTCCTGGTAGCAGGCCGCCCGAAGGCCGGGCAGTCGCTCGACGAAGTACGCGACATGCTGCTGTCCGAAGTGGCCAAGCTGCGCAACGGGGATTTCGACGAAAGCCTGATCGAGGCGACCATCAACAATTACAAGATGCAGATGATGCGTTCGTTCGAAGAAAACGAAAGCCGCGCGATGCTCTACGTCTACTCGTTCATCAACGGCGCAGACTGGGCCGACGAAGTGCAGCAGCTCGACCGCATGTCGAAGATCACCAAGCTGGACGTCGTGGACTGGGCCAACAAATACCTCGGCCCCGAAAGTTATGCCATCGTCTACAAGCGTGAAGGCAAAGACCCCAACGAGCAGAAGATCGCAGCCCCGAAGATCACGCCGATCGTGACCAACCGCGACTCGCAGAGCGAGTTCCTCACCGAGATACAGAACTCGAAGGTCGAGCCTATCGAGCCGGTATTCGTGGACTACAAGAAGGACATGTCGCAGTTCGAGGCGCAGAAGGGCGTTAACGTGCTGTATAAGAAAAACGAAACCAACGACATCTTCACGCTGATCTACGTATTCAACACGGGTACGGAGAACGACCCGGCACTCAACCTCGCCTTCGACTACCTGAGCTACCTCGGAACGGACAAGATGAGCGCCGAGCAGATCGCATCGGAGATGTACGCCATCGCCTGCTCGTTCGGCCTGAGCGCCGGAACCAACCAGAGCTGGATCGAGATATCGGGCCTGAGCGAGAACATGGGTAAGGCGATGGAAATCGTCGAAGGGCTGATCGCCGGGGCGCAGCCCAACGAGGAGATCCTGCAAAACCTCAAGGGCGACATGATAAAGAGCCGCGCCGACGCCAAGCTCAACCAGAGCCGTTGCTTCGGGGCGCTCCAGCGCTACATGATCTACGGCAGCGATTTCATCCGCCGCACCACGCTCACCGACCCGGCATTGCAGGGGTTGACCTCGGAACAGCTGCTCGCAAAGATCGGCGACCTGATGGGCAAGCAGCACGAGGTGCTCTACTACGGCCCGCA
This Alistipes onderdonkii DNA region includes the following protein-coding sequences:
- a CDS encoding porin family protein — its product is MKKFILCLLAVAAGMSAFGQGRVMGVRAGLNVTSIDLSAGSNSFSFDSRASYNVGFAYQQPLLRTLPLYLETGLYLTGRGGSVNASNFDLGFDEELSGKVKFNMLYLQVPVVVSWHFNVRSVSIQPLAGVFYGFGIHGKAKFKGEKADLFKSTDLGDGAEEEAMFKRSDLGLRFGANVTFKKHYNVSLGYDLGLLNILKDADEVKAKNGSFFVSLGYNF
- the panD gene encoding aspartate 1-decarboxylase; this encodes MKFQIEVIKSKIHRVTVTQADLNYVGSITIDEALLEAANIIEGEKVQIMDINNGERFETYVIKGERASGCICLNGAAARKVQVGDVIIIASYALMDFEDAKQFKPWVIFPDTATNHLIG
- the panC gene encoding pantoate--beta-alanine ligase — protein: MKVFESVKELRAELDKAEQSGIGFVPTMGALHAGHRSLVERARRENGTVVVSVFVNPTQFNDKNDLKHYPRTPEADARLLEEAGADFVLMPTVEEIYPQPDTRQFDFGLIDKVMEGATRPGHFNGVAQVVSRLFDIVRPARAYFGEKDFQQIAVIKSMVAQLALPIEIVECAIVRGEDGLALSSRNTLLDAAHRAAAPHIYATLRASVAQSQEMAPARLKEWVTAEVERNPLLKVIYYQSVDARTMQEVAAWDDSPRIQGCIAVQAGDIRLIDNIRIR
- a CDS encoding M16 family metallopeptidase, translated to MKKLLLFAVVIAAMLAAACSKYKYETVKGDPLNTKIYTLDNGLKVYMSVNKETPRIQTYIAVNVGGKNDPAETTGLAHYFEHLMFKGTQQFGTSDFAAEKPMLDQIENLFEVYRKTTDEAERAAIYHRIDSVSYEASKIAIPNEYDKLMSAIGANGTNAFTSQDMTVYVEDIPSNEIDNWAKIQADRFKNPVIRGFHTELETIYEEKNMSLTRDSRKVWEAMDAALFPHHPYGTQTVLGTQEHLKNPSITNVKNYHKTYYVPNNMAVCVSGDFDPDEVVATIEKYFGDMQPNPNLPKLHFEPEQPITTPVVKEVYGLEAANVMLGWRLPGATDPSTDVANIVGSVLYNGQAGLIDLDLNQQQKVLSAYGYASSQPDYGTFLVAGRPKAGQSLDEVRDMLLSEVAKLRNGDFDESLIEATINNYKMQMMRSFEENESRAMLYVYSFINGADWADEVQQLDRMSKITKLDVVDWANKYLGPESYAIVYKREGKDPNEQKIAAPKITPIVTNRDSQSEFLTEIQNSKVEPIEPVFVDYKKDMSQFEAQKGVNVLYKKNETNDIFTLIYVFNTGTENDPALNLAFDYLSYLGTDKMSAEQIASEMYAIACSFGLSAGTNQSWIEISGLSENMGKAMEIVEGLIAGAQPNEEILQNLKGDMIKSRADAKLNQSRCFGALQRYMIYGSDFIRRTTLTDPALQGLTSEQLLAKIGDLMGKQHEVLYYGPQDEAEVKAALAAHHKVAADLQPLEKKFSTLQPTDENKVMLAQYDAKQLYYMQYSNRGEKFDLAADPQITLYNEYFGGGMNTIVFQEMREARGLAYSAWANLAIPTNAKGDYYYMAFIATQNDKMQKAIEAFDEIINNMPESEKAFSIAKEALISRLRTERTVKDGVLWSYIRMRDLGLTEPRGKQIFEKAQQMTLADVKAAQEKWVKGRKYVYGILGDIQDLDLNYLKTLGPIQTVTQEEIFGY
- a CDS encoding DUF456 domain-containing protein translates to MDIALSVLAFLFTIVGIIGCIVPALPGVVLSYAGLLCAYFTSYSHMSASALWIWLAITVAVSVADYFLPAWMTRRFGGSRAGAIGATVGVFAGFFIFPPIGIILGPFVGAVAGELLNDRGDFPKAILVGFGSFLSFIVGTGLKVVAAVGMLIHVTADTYPAVRDWFATLF